Proteins from a single region of Bacteroidota bacterium:
- a CDS encoding GIY-YIG nuclease family protein: protein MYFTYITTNPGKNVLYVGMTNTLKRRIREHEANRGKKETFAGRYYCYKLVYFETYATPMEAIVREKEIKDMSREEKFRLIKSRNPGMNFFDP, encoded by the coding sequence ATGTATTTCACTTATATTACTACAAATCCAGGCAAGAATGTTCTTTATGTTGGGATGACCAATACTTTAAAAAGACGAATTAGAGAACATGAAGCTAATAGGGGAAAAAAGGAAACTTTCGCAGGGAGATACTATTGTTACAAGTTGGTTTATTTTGAAACATATGCTACCCCTATGGAAGCCATTGTTCGAGAAAAGGAAATAAAAGATATGAGCAGGGAAGAAAAGTTCAGGCTTATAAAATCCCGGAATCCTGGAATGAATTTCTTTGATCCTTAG
- a CDS encoding GNAT family N-acetyltransferase, translated as MSTDKSLLQLDTIHSVLKESYWAKNIPLEILKRSIENSICFGVYIEKEQIGFCRVITDKATFAYLADVFIVEKQKSKGYSKQLMNEVMAHPELQGLRKFLLGTLDAHGLYKKYGFKELAVPERMMEISVKDIYR; from the coding sequence ATCAGCACCGACAAATCCCTCCTCCAACTAGACACCATACATTCAGTACTAAAAGAATCCTATTGGGCGAAAAATATTCCTTTGGAAATCCTCAAGCGGTCTATTGAGAATTCGATTTGCTTCGGCGTTTACATTGAAAAAGAACAAATTGGCTTCTGTCGGGTCATTACAGACAAAGCAACTTTCGCTTATCTTGCCGATGTATTTATTGTCGAAAAACAAAAAAGCAAAGGTTATTCAAAGCAATTGATGAACGAAGTTATGGCACATCCGGAGTTACAAGGACTTCGGAAATTTTTACTTGGAACTTTAGATGCACATGGACTTTACAAGAAGTATGGATTCAAAGAACTTGCAGTGCCTGAGCGAATGATGGAAATTTCGGTCAAAGACATTTATCGGTAA
- a CDS encoding dicarboxylate/amino acid:cation symporter — MKKINLTTQIIIGLILGIILGAWYRETWPDPANITPFAENMHLLSDIFLRLIKMIIAPLVFSLLLTGIAKVGDFNSVGRIGLKTMIYFTAATIIALVLGLVIVNIFEPGKALQMTEVSSSVVQAKEFNGKDFIQHIFPESIVDVMARNQILPIIIFVLFFGVAVASLNEKGKIIVDFFDALSHAMLKVTGYVMKLAPLAVFGSMTAIIATKGLGILSGYVQVILCFFGGLLFFIFGILMVLCYILKIDFKKLFNHIKEPMLLAFSTASSEAAMPKTILGLERFGCPPRIVSFVLPLGYSFNLDGSIMYMTFATMSIAQAYGIELSMSQQVTMMLILLVTSKGMAGVPRASLVVIAGMLQTFSIPQEGLALLLAIDWLLDMGRSATNVMGNAVATAVVSKWEKE; from the coding sequence ATGAAGAAAATAAATCTTACAACGCAGATCATCATCGGTCTCATTCTGGGAATCATTCTTGGTGCATGGTATCGTGAAACATGGCCTGATCCTGCGAACATCACTCCGTTTGCAGAGAACATGCATTTACTGAGTGATATCTTTTTACGCCTGATAAAAATGATCATTGCACCATTGGTATTTTCATTGCTGCTTACCGGTATTGCAAAAGTTGGCGATTTTAATTCGGTTGGGAGAATTGGTTTGAAAACCATGATCTATTTCACAGCTGCAACTATTATCGCTTTAGTTCTTGGACTTGTCATTGTAAATATCTTCGAACCCGGGAAAGCTTTACAAATGACAGAAGTTTCATCATCTGTTGTTCAGGCAAAGGAATTTAATGGAAAAGATTTCATCCAACATATTTTCCCCGAGAGCATCGTCGATGTAATGGCAAGAAATCAGATCTTGCCGATCATCATATTTGTTCTTTTTTTCGGAGTAGCGGTAGCATCCTTGAATGAAAAAGGTAAGATCATTGTAGATTTCTTTGATGCACTCTCACATGCCATGTTAAAAGTAACAGGTTATGTGATGAAGCTTGCACCTCTTGCAGTATTCGGGAGCATGACAGCTATCATTGCAACAAAAGGATTAGGAATTCTTTCCGGATATGTTCAAGTCATTCTTTGTTTCTTTGGCGGATTGCTTTTTTTCATATTCGGAATTCTGATGGTGCTTTGTTATATTCTTAAAATCGATTTCAAAAAATTATTCAATCACATAAAAGAACCAATGCTGCTTGCATTTTCTACAGCAAGCAGTGAAGCAGCAATGCCCAAAACAATTTTAGGTCTCGAACGATTTGGTTGTCCGCCGCGAATTGTAAGTTTTGTATTGCCACTCGGTTATTCATTTAACCTCGATGGATCGATAATGTATATGACTTTTGCAACAATGTCAATTGCCCAGGCATACGGCATCGAATTATCAATGTCTCAACAAGTGACCATGATGTTAATTCTTCTTGTTACCAGCAAAGGAATGGCAGGAGTACCACGAGCTTCACTCGTAGTGATCGCCGGAATGCTCCAGACTTTTTCGATTCCACAAGAAGGGCTTGCATTGTTACTCGCTATCGACTGGCTGCTCGACATGGGTAGATCAGCTACGAATGTAATGGGGAATGCTGTTGCTACGGCAGTGGTTTCGAAGTGGGAAAAGGAATAA
- the efp gene encoding elongation factor P, whose translation MANTGDVKVGTILRYNGELCLVTEYIHRTPGNLRAFYQAKMKNLKNGKVVENRFRAGEEVDIARVEFKELQFIYLEGDSLVVMDNETFEQVYVPAEMFGETAKLLKEGMLVKVAFENETPIVGEGPTFVELEITYTEPGVKGDTATNTLKQATVETGAIVNVPLFVNQGEIIKIDTRDWSYAGKVK comes from the coding sequence ATGGCAAATACAGGAGATGTTAAAGTTGGAACGATCCTTCGCTATAATGGTGAATTGTGTCTTGTAACAGAATATATCCACAGAACACCGGGAAACTTACGTGCATTTTACCAGGCAAAGATGAAAAATCTGAAAAACGGTAAAGTTGTCGAAAACAGGTTTCGTGCAGGTGAAGAAGTTGATATCGCTCGTGTCGAATTTAAAGAACTTCAATTTATTTATCTTGAAGGTGACAGTCTGGTAGTGATGGACAATGAAACATTCGAGCAAGTATATGTTCCTGCTGAAATGTTTGGCGAAACAGCAAAACTTTTGAAAGAAGGTATGCTTGTGAAAGTCGCATTTGAAAATGAAACTCCTATAGTAGGTGAAGGTCCGACATTCGTTGAACTTGAGATCACTTACACTGAACCCGGTGTAAAAGGTGATACTGCTACTAACACATTAAAACAAGCAACTGTTGAAACAGGAGCAATTGTAAATGTGCCGCTTTTTGTAAATCAGGGTGAGATCATTAAAATTGATACACGTGACTGGTCTTATGCCGGTAAAGTAAAATAA
- a CDS encoding T9SS type A sorting domain-containing protein has translation MFRDCGGIQEPDSLEINISNSCGFPISNIYLNKIDSGFQVPMLCTSSTICNGGFNYGVEKYTYKDTILLPGQCSWTFSHSENSRPQAISTILDPGATSMYVYSILHNTNFAANNSADFANDPIFNLTINQLNTLEAHAFDSDGDSLSFELVSPRTGSNSTDVVSFLNNYTFDQPCNSLIYGFDTQTGNFLLRPTVLDIGIYAYRINEYRNHILIGQVQVDMLFEIKNFPNMIPNLLDINGQFTLDTTLTPGIEACFSLYSSDLNYSDTTIIIDAAILPIGMTVNHTGGRRDTAVICWTPSLSDTVVNPTNYIFYANDNACPYSGVSAFWLMLNVSPTSSINKPQIAETSVFPNPFNNNINIETKGNVSVEINLFDMQGRCILKEKSHIKNTVLDSDHIENGVYILSITETQTGNGYHLKMLKQ, from the coding sequence ATGTTCAGGGACTGCGGTGGTATTCAGGAACCTGATTCTCTGGAAATTAATATTTCTAACAGTTGCGGATTTCCAATTAGCAATATCTATTTGAATAAAATTGATTCAGGCTTTCAGGTTCCAATGCTATGTACAAGTTCTACAATTTGCAATGGCGGATTCAATTATGGAGTCGAAAAATATACTTATAAAGATACGATTTTATTACCGGGTCAATGCTCTTGGACTTTTTCTCATTCAGAAAATTCCAGACCTCAGGCAATCTCTACAATATTGGATCCTGGCGCTACTTCTATGTATGTTTATAGTATATTACATAATACAAATTTCGCTGCTAATAATTCAGCTGATTTTGCTAACGATCCAATATTCAATTTGACAATTAATCAACTAAATACATTAGAAGCTCATGCTTTTGATTCGGATGGAGACTCTCTAAGTTTTGAATTAGTTAGCCCAAGAACTGGGTCCAATTCAACAGATGTTGTGTCCTTTCTAAACAACTATACTTTTGATCAGCCATGCAACTCCCTCATTTATGGTTTTGATACTCAGACAGGTAATTTTTTATTACGACCAACAGTTTTAGATATTGGAATTTATGCATACAGAATAAATGAATATAGAAATCATATTTTAATCGGACAAGTTCAGGTTGATATGTTATTTGAAATAAAGAACTTTCCCAATATGATACCCAATTTACTTGATATAAATGGACAATTTACTCTTGATACAACTTTAACACCTGGAATAGAAGCATGCTTTTCTCTATATTCAAGTGATTTAAATTATTCAGACACCACAATCATTATTGATGCCGCTATCTTACCTATAGGAATGACAGTAAATCATACAGGAGGCAGGAGAGATACTGCAGTTATTTGCTGGACACCCAGTTTATCAGACACTGTAGTCAATCCGACTAATTATATATTTTATGCAAATGATAACGCTTGTCCTTATAGTGGTGTTTCAGCCTTTTGGTTAATGCTGAATGTTTCACCTACTTCAAGTATAAATAAACCACAAATTGCAGAAACATCTGTGTTTCCAAATCCTTTTAATAACAATATTAATATAGAGACAAAAGGAAATGTTTCTGTAGAAATAAATTTGTTCGACATGCAAGGCAGGTGTATTTTAAAAGAAAAGTCGCATATAAAGAATACCGTTTTAGATTCAGATCATATAGAAAATGGAGTTTATATATTAAGTATTACTGAAACTCAAACCGGTAATGGATATCATTTAAAAATGTTAAAACAGTAG
- a CDS encoding energy transducer TonB, with product MKNQSKKPNSFITQPTYPGGAKALNEFIASNLKYPEEALKNQIQGTVSVDFDIDVFGVVSGAKIKHGIGYGCNEEAIRLISLLKFSKRKYQGVRVVFHRNLNIQFKLNTASKPVDPKETQPLKINYTTTPSSDKNSDKSNVITISVNLNPDQPSS from the coding sequence TTGAAAAACCAAAGCAAAAAACCAAATTCATTTATCACTCAACCTACTTATCCTGGTGGGGCAAAAGCATTGAATGAATTCATTGCATCGAATTTGAAATATCCTGAAGAGGCTTTGAAAAATCAAATCCAGGGAACAGTATCTGTCGACTTTGACATTGATGTATTCGGAGTGGTTTCCGGAGCAAAGATAAAACATGGCATTGGTTATGGTTGCAATGAAGAAGCTATCAGACTCATTTCTTTGTTGAAATTTTCAAAACGAAAATACCAGGGCGTCCGCGTAGTTTTTCATAGAAACCTGAACATTCAATTCAAACTGAACACTGCTTCTAAACCTGTTGATCCGAAAGAGACTCAACCTCTGAAAATCAACTATACTACTACTCCATCATCTGATAAGAATTCAGATAAATCAAATGTGATCACAATTTCGGTCAACCTGAATCCGGATCAACCTTCAAGCTGA
- a CDS encoding T9SS type A sorting domain-containing protein, with protein sequence MTDNSVALQNAIANAPKPVVIYFPGGNYLFNSSINLPDSTILRGATSDSTNLLFDFSGAIGNGINISGTTGPTFTNVTSGAERFSNSIVVDDATLFSVGDYAEIMQTNGTWDTQPVSWADNSIGQIVRISAISSNTLTFDEVLRINYDYSLNPRIRKIIPKIQVGLECLKIERLDDVAVGVCFNVNLSYAAQCWITGVEIGTSIGSHIEIDASTNITVSRSYIHDNFAYDGTSTHGYGITLFGHTGQCRIENNIMRHLRHSFSLQCGANGNVVAYNYSTEPNRSEFPADFGADISMHGHFSYANLFEGNIVQNIQIDQTWGPSGPLNTFFRNRAELYGLLMTSGTVQSDSINFVGNEVSNIGPFLGNYSLAGSGHFEFANNIRGTITPSGTIPLPDTSYYLDSIPDFWTSSIFPTIGDPSPIGSGSIPAKDRFNSGAYLAPCVENVNTAIANYFNSQLFHIYPNPFDSEISIFSEINKNDRIEISITDISGKTVFEKENIFKLSDRPFQISTKDLAPGIYIVRILNNNSWFSQKIIKY encoded by the coding sequence TTGACTGACAATTCAGTTGCACTTCAAAATGCAATTGCGAATGCTCCAAAACCTGTTGTCATTTATTTTCCCGGTGGAAACTATTTATTTAATTCTTCAATAAATCTTCCCGACAGTACGATCCTGCGTGGCGCCACTTCAGATTCAACAAATCTTCTTTTTGATTTTAGCGGAGCAATTGGAAATGGAATTAATATTTCCGGCACTACCGGTCCGACTTTTACAAATGTTACATCAGGTGCAGAACGATTCAGCAATTCAATAGTTGTTGATGATGCAACTTTATTCTCTGTTGGTGATTATGCAGAGATCATGCAGACAAATGGAACATGGGATACACAGCCGGTCAGTTGGGCAGATAATTCCATAGGACAGATCGTTCGAATTTCAGCAATCAGTTCGAACACTCTTACATTTGATGAAGTATTGCGAATCAATTATGATTATTCACTCAATCCACGAATCAGAAAGATCATTCCAAAAATTCAGGTTGGATTAGAATGTCTGAAAATAGAACGGCTTGATGATGTTGCTGTAGGAGTTTGTTTCAATGTCAATCTTTCCTATGCAGCTCAATGCTGGATAACCGGTGTTGAAATTGGTACAAGTATCGGAAGTCATATTGAAATAGATGCTTCTACAAACATCACTGTTTCCCGCAGCTATATTCACGACAATTTTGCCTATGACGGAACATCTACACATGGCTACGGGATCACTTTGTTTGGTCACACAGGACAATGCAGAATTGAAAATAACATAATGCGCCATCTTCGCCATTCGTTCTCATTACAATGTGGCGCGAATGGAAATGTAGTTGCATATAATTATTCCACAGAACCGAATCGTTCAGAGTTTCCTGCAGATTTCGGAGCAGATATTTCAATGCATGGTCATTTCAGTTATGCAAATTTGTTTGAAGGAAATATAGTACAGAACATTCAGATCGATCAGACATGGGGACCATCCGGACCATTGAATACTTTTTTCAGAAACCGTGCAGAGTTGTATGGCTTATTGATGACGTCAGGAACAGTACAAAGTGATTCGATTAATTTTGTTGGCAATGAAGTTTCCAATATTGGACCATTCCTTGGCAATTATTCTCTTGCCGGTTCCGGTCATTTTGAATTTGCAAATAACATCAGAGGAACGATCACGCCATCAGGAACCATCCCACTTCCTGACACATCATATTATCTCGACAGCATACCTGATTTCTGGACAAGTTCTATCTTCCCGACAATCGGTGATCCAAGTCCGATTGGTTCAGGTAGTATCCCTGCGAAGGATAGGTTTAACAGTGGAGCATATCTGGCACCTTGTGTGGAGAATGTGAATACAGCGATTGCAAATTATTTTAACTCACAATTATTTCACATTTATCCAAACCCATTTGATTCAGAAATATCTATATTTTCTGAAATTAATAAGAATGACAGAATCGAAATAAGCATCACAGATATAAGTGGAAAAACCGTTTTTGAAAAAGAAAATATTTTTAAACTTTCTGATCGCCCATTTCAAATTTCAACAAAAGATCTTGCACCTGGAATTTACATAGTTAGAATTCTTAACAATAATTCATGGTTCAGCCAAAAGATCATTAAATATTAA
- a CDS encoding sterol desaturase family protein: MAKNFISNKDETVRMFKNGFLEKLSHIHYSVPLFIFLPVIGYFGYKSIFVYHLSVLSIFGYIMLGLFIWTLTEYVLHRFVFHWLPPGKIGARLHFIFHGVHHDYPSDSKRLVMVPTVSIPLSALFFYLFKLAIGPVLVAPFFMGFLAGYLFYDMVHYAIHHYNFKSKFWLNLKHHHMLHHYKDMDHGYGVSSKIWDYIFRSDFKKSADQ, encoded by the coding sequence ATGGCTAAAAACTTTATCAGCAATAAAGACGAAACGGTCAGAATGTTCAAGAATGGCTTTCTAGAGAAATTATCCCACATTCACTATTCAGTTCCTCTTTTCATCTTTCTTCCTGTGATCGGATACTTCGGCTATAAGTCGATATTCGTATATCATCTATCTGTTCTGTCAATTTTTGGTTATATAATGCTTGGCCTTTTTATCTGGACCCTGACAGAATATGTTCTGCATCGGTTTGTGTTTCATTGGTTACCTCCGGGAAAAATAGGAGCTAGGTTGCATTTCATTTTCCACGGTGTTCATCATGATTATCCGAGTGACAGCAAAAGACTCGTAATGGTTCCAACAGTTTCAATTCCGTTGTCAGCATTGTTTTTCTATTTGTTTAAATTAGCAATCGGTCCGGTATTAGTTGCGCCTTTCTTTATGGGCTTTCTTGCAGGATATTTATTCTATGACATGGTTCATTATGCCATCCATCATTATAATTTCAAAAGCAAATTCTGGTTGAATTTAAAACATCATCACATGCTCCATCATTATAAAGATATGGATCATGGGTATGGAGTAAGCTCGAAGATCTGGGATTATATTTTCAGATCTGATTTTAAGAAGTCGGCGGATCAGTAA
- a CDS encoding gliding motility-associated C-terminal domain-containing protein has protein sequence MRKSLVFFFMFFCSVLQAQYSRLNSLNFTQFSIRQKENENEINKLIASEFNSHPDLGIYPFDTQKKNRMIELVDRRTVFSRYFVEKGSGGNRFMIQNSYSPINYFDENGWLREINYRLSPTEKPDIFVSDQQRSPLTIDLGKREVEILFQGKKLKLAKDIRLIHIDDNGIENEIGQSDWSNRTVGDDGIKFHNFYPNVDLVFAVSESKIEMDFILKQRLNLIGGNLVMRQQFEMSDDLRINSEIIGHGTNHIVDGKNNICFTIENCYAYSNGNSDLPLAVNSGFNSQGEFNVFTPVSWLNSASTIYPVVIDPVVTAADSLLAASIMGTRYSAVCWTNSCDYFLNVPIPANTTITDITGKFRFFAFGACMGDDGGFSIENAGCLFPPGSPPVMTCPAAINFSCGYDSTSMPELLACLPAPSCSAQVLNFVLHFYRCNVDPDPNCTGNCVRANTNWVMYVSGTTLENAFFTPSMQVCGGTSVDLVVVPQNGVPPYTFVWNTSSSTNDTLRVTPNVTTIYNVTVTDGCGTTFTAADTITVEPNTNPGFTISPITACINTPINLSGNGSSAVTDYDWVVPGSNAAGGVINDNQNPTVQYSLPGNYSVTLRYFNSNCLYFDSTIAITITSQSVPDVSIVNSVAGPFCQGDTLHFDATPVNGGTAPTYDWIVDGVLLQSGAVDTFSTSVLNNGSVVQVVLHSNSSCVSSPTDTASTFIALNSSVVPSVTISPDTAVCPGSPVTYTATEINGGTTPTFQWYVNGSAIPGATTATFATVLNAGDSLITVQMNSALRCVTTSTAIDTSINVQLQNSVPALNLNSDASASLCTGDTIHFTGSSVYGGNSPLFQWYVNGIASGTASSDSTFDFVVGTGTDSVSVLLTSSLPCIITNTAAGYDIIQGLISLMPDVTISTNPPVVCEGNTTSFIAQPQYGGVNPTFEWYVNGQSSGSGSIFTPLPLATADSVSVEMTSSVPCAILPQVSSYFLVNNFPSPIADFIYSNPAEGAFLNQVSFLNTSIDASSWVWYFRSDSDTTFVRDPVHQFPAQGTYEVTLLVQNNLGCIDSITYNVIVEDPIAVFLPRAFSPNGDNINESFAPIGASLSEYEFRIFNRWGEVIFIGNEKKPWTGNVRDTATPAPEGVYVYHLEAKGLDLEEKKVNGRVTLIR, from the coding sequence ATGAGAAAAAGTTTAGTTTTCTTTTTTATGTTTTTTTGTTCTGTTTTGCAGGCGCAATATTCGCGTTTGAATTCATTGAATTTTACTCAGTTTTCTATTCGTCAAAAGGAGAATGAAAATGAAATCAATAAACTGATTGCTTCTGAATTCAACTCACATCCTGACCTTGGAATTTATCCGTTCGATACCCAGAAGAAAAACCGGATGATTGAATTGGTAGACAGGCGGACGGTTTTTTCAAGATACTTTGTTGAGAAGGGTTCCGGTGGAAATCGATTCATGATTCAGAATTCCTATTCACCGATAAATTATTTTGATGAGAATGGTTGGTTGCGGGAAATAAATTATCGATTGTCCCCAACTGAAAAGCCCGATATTTTTGTTTCGGATCAACAGCGTTCTCCACTAACGATCGATCTCGGAAAGCGTGAAGTTGAAATTTTATTCCAGGGAAAAAAATTAAAACTGGCGAAAGACATTCGTTTAATTCATATTGACGATAATGGTATTGAAAATGAAATTGGTCAATCAGATTGGTCCAACCGTACAGTAGGGGATGATGGTATAAAATTTCATAATTTTTATCCGAATGTTGATCTGGTTTTTGCTGTAAGTGAAAGCAAGATTGAAATGGATTTTATTTTGAAACAAAGGCTGAACTTAATTGGAGGAAATCTGGTTATGCGTCAGCAGTTTGAAATGAGTGATGATCTCAGAATCAATTCTGAAATTATTGGACATGGGACTAATCACATTGTTGATGGGAAGAATAATATTTGTTTTACTATTGAAAACTGTTATGCTTATTCAAATGGTAATTCTGATCTGCCATTAGCAGTTAATTCGGGGTTTAATTCGCAGGGAGAATTCAATGTTTTTACTCCTGTAAGTTGGTTAAATTCTGCATCAACAATTTATCCTGTTGTCATTGATCCTGTTGTTACTGCTGCTGATAGTTTGTTGGCTGCTTCTATCATGGGAACAAGATACAGTGCGGTTTGCTGGACCAACAGTTGCGATTATTTTCTGAATGTTCCAATACCTGCCAATACAACTATTACAGATATTACCGGTAAATTCAGATTTTTTGCATTTGGAGCTTGTATGGGAGATGATGGAGGATTCAGTATTGAAAATGCGGGATGTTTATTTCCTCCCGGGTCACCTCCGGTAATGACATGTCCTGCAGCCATAAATTTTAGTTGCGGATATGACAGTACTTCAATGCCCGAGCTCCTGGCATGTTTGCCTGCACCATCCTGTTCAGCTCAGGTTTTGAATTTTGTTTTACACTTCTACAGATGTAATGTCGATCCTGATCCAAATTGTACCGGCAATTGTGTGAGGGCAAATACAAATTGGGTCATGTATGTTTCCGGAACTACACTTGAGAACGCATTCTTTACTCCAAGTATGCAAGTCTGCGGTGGAACAAGTGTTGATCTGGTTGTTGTTCCTCAGAATGGAGTTCCGCCTTATACATTTGTCTGGAATACTTCGTCATCAACTAACGATACATTACGCGTTACACCAAATGTTACAACAATTTACAATGTAACAGTAACGGATGGTTGTGGAACAACTTTTACTGCAGCTGATACTATTACTGTCGAACCAAATACCAACCCGGGCTTTACAATTTCTCCTATTACTGCTTGCATCAATACACCAATCAATTTATCAGGAAATGGTAGTTCAGCTGTGACGGATTATGATTGGGTAGTACCGGGAAGCAATGCTGCCGGTGGAGTTATCAATGACAATCAGAATCCGACAGTGCAATATTCTTTGCCCGGAAATTATAGTGTAACACTTCGCTACTTCAATTCAAATTGTCTTTATTTCGATTCTACAATTGCTATTACGATCACTTCGCAATCTGTTCCTGATGTTTCAATAGTAAATTCAGTTGCAGGTCCTTTTTGTCAGGGCGATACATTGCATTTTGATGCTACACCTGTGAATGGTGGTACTGCACCGACGTACGATTGGATCGTTGATGGAGTTTTATTGCAAAGTGGAGCAGTGGACACTTTTTCTACTTCTGTGTTGAACAATGGATCAGTTGTCCAGGTTGTGCTTCATTCGAATTCTTCTTGTGTTTCTTCTCCGACAGATACTGCTTCAACTTTCATAGCATTAAATTCTTCCGTAGTTCCAAGTGTTACTATTTCTCCCGATACAGCAGTTTGTCCGGGTTCTCCAGTCACCTATACTGCAACAGAAATTAATGGTGGAACAACTCCAACTTTTCAATGGTATGTTAATGGTTCAGCAATTCCCGGTGCAACAACCGCAACGTTTGCAACAGTTTTGAATGCAGGTGATTCTTTGATCACTGTTCAAATGAATTCTGCATTACGATGTGTAACTACTTCAACTGCTATCGATACTTCAATAAATGTGCAGTTGCAAAATTCTGTTCCTGCACTCAATTTAAATTCAGATGCAAGCGCTTCTCTCTGTACAGGTGATACAATTCATTTTACTGGCTCATCTGTCTATGGCGGAAATTCTCCGCTCTTTCAATGGTATGTGAATGGAATTGCATCCGGTACTGCTTCTTCAGATTCTACATTTGATTTTGTAGTTGGTACCGGAACTGATTCTGTCAGTGTTTTATTGACTTCCAGTTTGCCATGTATCATTACTAACACAGCTGCCGGATATGATATTATTCAGGGATTGATTTCTTTGATGCCTGATGTGACTATTTCTACAAATCCGCCGGTAGTATGTGAGGGGAATACAACAAGTTTTATCGCTCAACCGCAATATGGAGGAGTGAATCCGACTTTTGAATGGTATGTTAATGGACAAAGCAGTGGTAGTGGTAGTATTTTTACTCCGCTACCGTTAGCTACTGCAGATAGTGTAAGTGTTGAAATGACATCGAGTGTTCCATGTGCTATTCTGCCACAAGTCAGTTCCTATTTTCTGGTCAATAATTTCCCATCGCCAATTGCAGATTTTATTTATTCAAATCCTGCCGAAGGTGCCTTCCTGAATCAGGTCAGTTTTCTGAATACTTCGATTGACGCAAGTTCATGGGTATGGTATTTCCGGTCAGATTCTGATACAACTTTTGTCAGAGATCCGGTTCATCAGTTCCCGGCACAAGGAACTTATGAAGTAACATTGTTAGTTCAGAATAATCTTGGTTGTATTGACTCGATCACTTACAATGTTATTGTCGAAGATCCGATAGCCGTATTTTTGCCAAGAGCTTTTTCTCCAAATGGGGATAATATTAATGAGTCATTTGCCCCGATCGGTGCAAGTTTGTCTGAATATGAATTCAGGATCTTTAACCGGTGGGGCGAGGTTATTTTTATCGGTAATGAAAAGAAACCCTGGACAGGGAATGTCCGGGATACAGCAACACCTGCTCCCGAAGGTGTGTATGTTTACCATCTGGAGGCCAAAGGCCTTGATTTAGAGGAAAAAAAGGTCAATGGGAGAGTGACATTGATCAGATAA